The following proteins come from a genomic window of Brevibacillus antibioticus:
- a CDS encoding glycosyltransferase family 4 protein, which translates to MNIAIISPGPFSVPPVKGSSVEHDIDEVTKMIEPMHNVTIYTRQCATYPTSSVEENRQFIRVPYQGPKPYLRRIINHIKKNKPDVILVENRPIYVLTLKRHFPKLPVFVNMHSHVYGSQPIISKENMRRAVRLAAGFITNSEFLRQHFIRTCKIPANKIHAVHLGVDVTPYQVAKIAIKKMRQDLGLKQDDRVLFYAGRLMRGKGVHVLIKAFRQVSKQDPKARLVIVGGTGYGSNRLNPYVRELKRLAKPLGEKVRFVNFVPSAKMPLYYQIGDVVATPSVWKEAFCRVNLEAMASGKPVISTPRGGIREVVAHEKSGFIIPPKDWEKGLPAVWELLWSSPAVRNEMGKQALQRAKFFSWYATAQGYLNVFETAVPTRREEKQQLLKTG; encoded by the coding sequence ATGAACATCGCAATTATTAGTCCGGGCCCCTTTTCAGTGCCACCGGTCAAAGGAAGCTCGGTCGAACACGATATTGACGAGGTCACAAAGATGATCGAGCCCATGCATAACGTAACGATCTACACTCGTCAATGTGCGACCTATCCAACCTCATCCGTGGAAGAAAACCGGCAGTTCATTCGTGTACCGTATCAAGGGCCAAAGCCATATTTGCGCCGGATTATTAACCATATCAAGAAGAACAAGCCAGATGTCATTCTTGTGGAAAACAGACCGATCTATGTTCTCACATTAAAACGCCATTTTCCCAAGCTCCCAGTCTTTGTGAATATGCACTCTCACGTGTACGGGTCACAGCCGATCATCAGCAAGGAAAATATGCGTCGTGCCGTTCGACTGGCAGCAGGCTTTATTACCAATAGTGAATTTTTGCGCCAACATTTTATTCGGACGTGCAAGATTCCGGCAAATAAAATTCATGCGGTTCACCTCGGAGTCGATGTCACGCCTTATCAGGTTGCAAAGATAGCGATTAAAAAAATGCGTCAAGACCTCGGGTTGAAGCAAGATGATCGCGTCTTGTTTTATGCCGGTAGACTCATGCGCGGAAAAGGGGTGCATGTGCTGATCAAAGCCTTTCGCCAGGTGAGCAAACAAGATCCAAAAGCCAGACTCGTCATTGTGGGCGGTACCGGATACGGCAGCAATCGCCTGAATCCGTATGTTCGCGAGCTCAAGCGTCTTGCGAAGCCCTTGGGGGAAAAGGTGCGTTTCGTCAATTTCGTACCATCCGCAAAAATGCCGCTTTACTACCAAATCGGGGATGTCGTAGCGACACCGTCCGTTTGGAAAGAAGCGTTTTGCCGTGTCAATTTAGAAGCAATGGCTTCCGGAAAGCCTGTCATTTCCACTCCCCGTGGCGGCATTCGTGAAGTCGTTGCCCACGAGAAAAGTGGCTTTATCATCCCGCCAAAAGATTGGGAAAAAGGATTGCCTGCTGTCTGGGAACTGTTGTGGAGTTCACCAGCCGTTCGGAATGAAATGGGCAAACAGGCTCTGCAACGAGCAAAGTTTTTTTCTTGGTATGCAACTGCGCAAGGCTATCTGAACGTATTTGAAACAGCAGTTCCAACACGAAGGGAAGAGAAACAACAGCTTTTAAAAACAGGTTAA
- a CDS encoding glycosyltransferase family 2 protein — MNPTFTVVIPTYNRAKFIRRAINSVLNQTSKDWKLLIIDDASTDHSKSKIEKYLYHPNIMYHRMEQNSGIGKVMNQALSMVDTPYLVQLDSDDWLPKRTLAVLKKYIHKSKKSTALFYGNMNIWKVRRGKYIKSIKVKHKTFHNKYQFLKYNRWMVSPRCYRVEALHQVGGWDTSDRYEGRIMEDRRIILRLIEKYRVRYINQILYNRTKHKGQLTDCKMKFRRNYLRKKTFKYYLNRWGKKYKAIYGYKNGYLVIRRLKKVRRRRR; from the coding sequence ATGAATCCGACCTTTACTGTAGTTATTCCGACATACAATCGCGCCAAGTTTATTCGCAGAGCCATCAATAGTGTCTTGAATCAAACCTCAAAAGATTGGAAGCTGTTGATCATTGACGATGCGTCCACCGATCACTCCAAAAGTAAAATTGAAAAATATTTGTACCACCCAAACATTATGTATCATCGAATGGAACAAAATTCTGGAATCGGAAAAGTCATGAATCAGGCATTGTCCATGGTGGATACCCCTTATCTTGTACAACTCGACTCCGATGACTGGTTACCGAAACGAACGCTGGCCGTACTCAAAAAGTACATTCACAAAAGCAAGAAAAGCACAGCTCTGTTCTATGGCAACATGAACATTTGGAAAGTTAGGCGCGGAAAGTATATCAAGTCGATAAAGGTGAAGCACAAGACATTTCATAACAAATACCAGTTTCTAAAGTACAATCGCTGGATGGTTTCTCCACGTTGCTATCGCGTAGAAGCCCTGCATCAAGTGGGTGGTTGGGATACCTCGGATCGATACGAGGGAAGGATTATGGAGGATCGGCGAATCATTTTGCGATTAATTGAGAAGTATCGGGTGAGATACATCAACCAAATCCTTTACAACCGGACGAAGCATAAAGGCCAGCTCACGGATTGCAAGATGAAGTTCCGCCGAAATTATTTAAGAAAAAAAACATTCAAATATTATCTGAATAGGTGGGGCAAGAAGTACAAGGCCATCTATGGTTACAAGAACGGTTATTTAGTCATTAGAAGGCTCAAGAAAGTGAGGCGTCGGAGGCGATGA
- a CDS encoding glucose-1-phosphate thymidylyltransferase — MKGLILCAGRGSRLHPFSYSQPKTLLPVANHPVLHYCIRKLREVGIQDIGIVIHPSQSQIPPMVGDGSQFGATITFIRQEVRLGIAHAVQLARPFLQDEPFILLLGDNLLMDSLHGLTKAFTKGKSDGVVMLSKVERPQDYGIAEVQKGRLISVEEKPRQPKSNLAVIGAYLFTSPIFEAIATLEPSPRGELEITDAIQSMINHGFKLAHSVTTGKYSDVGTIDRWLEANQWMLTRELGNQHQIGKGTVVKNSKITGPVRIGDDCVIENCQIGPYVSIQNGVSLRNCSYLENSILLENSSLQDIAWKITNSVFGRSSMMTGQSSNSTGVFIVSDKSSICIPAVKREDV, encoded by the coding sequence GTGAAAGGGTTAATCTTGTGTGCTGGACGTGGGTCGCGACTGCACCCCTTTTCCTATTCGCAACCGAAAACCCTCCTCCCTGTGGCCAATCATCCGGTCTTACACTATTGCATTCGCAAACTGCGTGAAGTGGGCATTCAGGACATTGGCATCGTGATACATCCTTCTCAATCACAGATTCCTCCCATGGTGGGCGATGGTAGTCAATTCGGGGCTACCATTACATTTATCAGGCAGGAGGTTCGACTGGGAATTGCCCATGCTGTCCAGCTAGCGCGTCCGTTTTTGCAAGACGAACCGTTTATCTTGCTACTAGGTGATAATTTATTGATGGATTCGCTTCACGGGCTTACAAAAGCGTTTACGAAGGGAAAATCTGACGGTGTCGTGATGCTAAGTAAAGTGGAGAGACCACAGGATTATGGGATCGCAGAAGTACAAAAAGGACGACTAATCTCTGTAGAGGAGAAGCCACGTCAGCCAAAGAGCAACCTGGCAGTGATTGGCGCATACCTGTTTACGTCACCTATTTTTGAGGCGATTGCTACCCTGGAGCCATCTCCCCGAGGCGAACTAGAAATAACGGATGCGATTCAATCGATGATTAATCACGGATTCAAATTGGCTCACTCCGTCACCACCGGGAAATATTCGGATGTGGGAACCATCGATCGCTGGCTGGAGGCCAACCAGTGGATGCTTACGAGGGAGCTAGGCAATCAACATCAAATTGGCAAGGGAACGGTTGTGAAAAATTCGAAGATTACGGGTCCCGTACGAATCGGTGATGATTGTGTGATTGAAAATTGCCAAATCGGACCGTACGTCTCGATCCAAAATGGCGTAAGCTTGAGAAATTGCTCGTATCTCGAAAATAGTATTTTGTTGGAAAACAGCTCACTGCAAGACATTGCTTGGAAGATTACAAACAGCGTTTTCGGCCGCTCTTCGATGATGACAGGTCAATCTTCTAACAGTACGGGAGTCTTCATTGTTAGCGACAAATCGTCCATTTGCATTCCGGCTGTCAAGAGGGAGGACGTATGA